A region from the Anaerobacillus sp. CMMVII genome encodes:
- a CDS encoding carbohydrate ABC transporter permease — MPLKESPSRKAFLKINLGILIIFSLIMLLPFLHVLAQSFSSSGAIDRGEVIFWPVELTFANYNYVFQDMSIWRAFGVTVFITIVGTIFNLIATATLAYPLSRQEFIGRKFLLFMVLFTMIFSAPLIPTYLLVQKLGMLNSLSALIIPTAISAFNFFVMRSFFLNIPQELIDSSRIDGCGELRILFQIVLPLSKPALATLGIFYAVFHWNTYFNALMYIENRRLYPLQVKLREMIVDDSLVADPTSDVFTTMLSTSPEGIKMATIIVATIPILMVYPFLQRFFIKGFLLGSMKD, encoded by the coding sequence ATGCCTTTAAAAGAAAGTCCTTCCAGGAAAGCATTTTTAAAAATTAACTTAGGAATACTCATTATTTTTTCATTGATCATGTTACTCCCATTTCTACACGTCCTAGCACAATCGTTTAGTAGTTCAGGTGCTATTGACCGCGGTGAAGTCATTTTTTGGCCAGTAGAATTAACTTTTGCTAATTACAATTATGTTTTTCAGGATATGAGTATCTGGAGAGCGTTTGGGGTTACTGTTTTCATTACGATCGTTGGAACGATCTTTAACCTTATTGCTACCGCAACTTTAGCATATCCACTCTCAAGACAAGAGTTTATAGGGAGAAAATTTCTATTATTTATGGTTCTCTTTACGATGATTTTCTCAGCACCGTTAATTCCTACGTATTTACTAGTTCAAAAGCTCGGCATGTTAAATTCATTATCGGCTTTAATCATCCCTACTGCGATTAGTGCTTTTAACTTTTTCGTAATGAGGTCATTCTTTTTAAATATTCCGCAAGAGTTAATCGACTCTAGCAGAATTGACGGCTGTGGAGAACTACGAATTTTATTTCAAATTGTTTTACCTTTGTCGAAACCAGCTCTTGCTACTTTAGGAATTTTTTATGCCGTTTTTCATTGGAATACCTATTTCAATGCCTTAATGTATATTGAAAATAGAAGATTATATCCTTTACAAGTAAAGCTAAGAGAAATGATCGTTGATGACTCTTTAGTTGCTGACCCAACATCTGACGTTTTTACCACAATGTTATCAACGTCCCCAGAAGGAATAAAAATGGCAACAATCATTGTCGCAACCATCCCTATTTTAATGGTTTATCCATTTTTGCAACGCTTTTTCATCAAAGGCTTCTTGTTAGGAAGTATGAAAGACTAG
- the hemY gene encoding protoporphyrinogen oxidase, which yields MEKKKVVIIGGGITGLSAAYYLQKEIKEKGLPLEVKLFEASNRFGGMINTVKKDGFIVEKGPDSILARKTSALKLIKEVGLEDKIVSNTAGKSYIYARGKIHTMPEGSFMGIPTQVTPFALSGLFSPLGKLRAAGDFILPKGEEKDDQSLGEFFRRRLGNEVVDNLIDPLLSGIYAGDIDRLSLMSLFPMFYHMEQKHRSLVLGLKKAMPAPPKSAKKEPSKKGMFISLSSGLETLVEELVSRLDEGTAVKEAPIDKIVRVQNKYTLTLSNGTVEEADSIVIATEHFHAQRMLSDYSFMNAFDDMLSYSVANVAMAFPKSAIKKDIDGTGFLVSRNSDFRITACTWTHKKWPDTTPNDMALLRCYVGKPNDQAIVDLSDEDIMNIALRDLNKTMNINEKPLFHVITRWKKSMPQYNVGHIERMSNVKNSLATELPGVYLAGGSYEGVGIPDCIDQGETAVKKVFEYLG from the coding sequence ATGGAGAAAAAGAAAGTAGTCATTATTGGTGGCGGGATCACAGGTTTATCTGCAGCTTATTATTTACAAAAGGAAATAAAGGAAAAAGGGTTACCCCTTGAAGTGAAGTTGTTTGAAGCAAGTAATCGTTTTGGCGGTATGATTAACACAGTTAAAAAAGATGGTTTTATCGTTGAAAAAGGACCGGATTCCATTCTTGCGCGTAAGACCAGTGCACTAAAATTAATAAAAGAAGTTGGTCTTGAAGATAAGATTGTTTCGAATACAGCTGGTAAATCCTATATCTATGCTAGAGGTAAAATCCATACGATGCCTGAGGGATCATTCATGGGAATCCCTACTCAGGTTACTCCGTTTGCACTTTCTGGCCTCTTTTCTCCGTTAGGAAAACTGAGAGCTGCTGGAGACTTTATTTTACCAAAAGGAGAAGAAAAGGATGATCAATCACTTGGAGAGTTCTTTAGGAGAAGATTAGGTAACGAAGTCGTTGACAATTTAATCGACCCATTACTATCCGGCATTTATGCAGGCGATATTGATCGACTAAGCTTAATGTCGTTGTTTCCAATGTTCTATCATATGGAGCAAAAACATAGAAGCTTAGTTCTAGGATTAAAAAAGGCGATGCCAGCACCACCAAAATCCGCTAAAAAAGAACCTTCTAAAAAAGGGATGTTCATTTCCTTATCATCAGGCCTTGAGACTCTAGTTGAGGAGTTAGTATCTCGTTTAGATGAAGGTACTGCTGTAAAGGAAGCACCCATTGATAAAATTGTGAGAGTACAAAATAAATACACGCTTACATTATCAAATGGAACCGTAGAAGAAGCAGACAGTATTGTGATTGCAACAGAACATTTCCATGCACAACGGATGCTTTCTGACTATTCTTTCATGAATGCCTTTGATGATATGCTGTCCTATTCAGTTGCCAACGTCGCAATGGCTTTTCCTAAGTCTGCGATCAAAAAGGATATTGATGGAACTGGATTTTTAGTATCGAGAAATAGCGACTTTAGAATTACAGCTTGCACATGGACACATAAAAAGTGGCCGGATACTACCCCAAATGATATGGCTTTATTGCGTTGTTATGTTGGAAAACCGAATGATCAAGCTATTGTTGACTTATCAGATGAGGACATTATGAATATTGCCTTACGAGATTTAAATAAAACGATGAACATAAATGAAAAACCACTATTTCATGTTATAACAAGATGGAAAAAATCAATGCCACAATATAATGTTGGTCATATTGAACGGATGAGCAACGTTAAGAACTCTCTTGCAACGGAACTACCGGGTGTATATCTAGCAGGAGGCTCTTACGAAGGTGTTGGAATCCCAGACTGTATAGACCAAGGAGAAACTGCAGTAAAAAAAGTGTTTGAGTACTTAGGATAG
- the nspC gene encoding carboxynorspermidine decarboxylase: protein MRFEDLPTPSYVVDEALLEKNLKVLNGVMERTGCKIILAQKAFSMFAMYPLIGKYLNGTTASGLYEARLGHEEMGKENHVFAPAYRDEEMDEIISICDHIIFNSFSQLEKFKDKVLQAGKKVGLRINPECSTQGGHDIYDPCSIGSRFGVTIENFRPDLLNGVSGLHFHTLCQQNSDDLEKTLDAVEEKFGPWLSQMEWINFGGGHHITREDYDIPLLEKCIKRMQDKYNLQVYLEPGEAVALNAGYLVTTVLDTLQNGIEIAILDTSASCHMPDVLEMPYRPPLFGSGEAGEKPFTYRLGGPTCMAGDVIGDFSFDQPLQIGDRLVFGDMAIYSMVKNTTFNGMPLPSIAVKAKDGDCYIVHQFGYQDFKMRLA from the coding sequence ATGCGCTTTGAAGATTTACCAACACCGAGTTATGTAGTAGATGAAGCTCTTCTAGAAAAAAACCTTAAAGTCCTAAATGGCGTCATGGAACGAACAGGTTGTAAAATCATTTTGGCACAAAAAGCATTTTCCATGTTTGCCATGTACCCTCTCATTGGCAAATACTTAAATGGCACAACCGCGAGCGGACTATACGAGGCTCGCCTTGGCCACGAGGAAATGGGCAAAGAAAATCATGTCTTTGCCCCGGCCTATCGTGATGAGGAAATGGATGAAATCATTTCAATCTGCGATCACATCATCTTTAATTCTTTCTCTCAATTAGAAAAGTTTAAAGATAAAGTACTTCAAGCAGGGAAAAAAGTAGGGCTTCGGATTAACCCAGAATGCTCCACACAAGGTGGACATGACATTTATGACCCTTGTTCAATTGGTTCAAGATTCGGGGTAACCATTGAAAACTTTCGACCAGATTTGCTTAATGGTGTTTCGGGGTTACATTTCCACACTCTATGTCAGCAGAACTCAGACGACTTAGAAAAAACACTTGATGCGGTTGAAGAAAAGTTTGGACCATGGCTATCGCAAATGGAATGGATTAATTTTGGTGGCGGACATCATATAACAAGAGAAGATTATGATATCCCATTATTAGAGAAGTGTATTAAACGAATGCAAGATAAATACAACTTACAGGTTTATCTTGAGCCCGGAGAAGCTGTTGCTCTTAATGCAGGCTATCTTGTTACGACAGTACTTGATACGCTTCAAAATGGGATTGAGATTGCTATTTTAGATACTTCTGCATCATGTCATATGCCTGATGTGCTTGAAATGCCGTATCGCCCTCCTCTTTTTGGGTCAGGTGAAGCAGGTGAGAAACCATTTACATATCGACTTGGCGGACCAACATGTATGGCTGGAGATGTCATTGGAGACTTTTCCTTTGACCAACCATTACAAATTGGCGATCGATTAGTTTTTGGTGATATGGCGATCTACTCAATGGTAAAGAACACCACGTTTAACGGGATGCCATTACCATCAATTGCTGTTAAAGCGAAAGATGGAGATTGTTATATTGTTCACCAATTTGGCTATCAAGACTTTAAAATGAGACTAGCTTAA
- a CDS encoding sugar ABC transporter permease: MMLKQNLRTMWKFKALYLIALPGIAYFILFKYVPLMGSVIAFQNYNIFHGVTGSSWVGLAHFEKMFSYPEFIRILKNTLLINLYDILFAFTAPIVLALMLNEVRKVVAKRLIQTIVYMPHFLSWVIISGIFIGVLSPSSGLINNFIQSLGYEPIYFLGDDSYIRSIIVGSGIWRDTGWGTIIYLAALAGINPALYEAADVDGANHWQKMWNITLPCLLPTITILFLLQIGNFLDFGFERVYVFLNPLNRVNGEIFDTYIYQVGLLQNQFSYTTAIGIFKSIVGLVLLVGANWLSRRATGNSLY; the protein is encoded by the coding sequence ATGATGCTAAAGCAAAATTTACGAACGATGTGGAAGTTCAAAGCGCTATATTTAATTGCCCTACCAGGGATTGCATATTTTATTCTCTTTAAATATGTTCCCTTAATGGGGTCCGTCATTGCCTTTCAAAACTATAATATATTCCATGGGGTAACAGGTAGTTCCTGGGTTGGTCTAGCCCATTTCGAAAAAATGTTTAGTTATCCAGAATTCATTAGAATTTTAAAAAATACTCTACTAATTAATCTCTATGATATTCTTTTTGCTTTTACAGCACCGATTGTCTTAGCTCTAATGCTGAATGAAGTACGTAAGGTTGTTGCCAAGCGGCTCATTCAAACCATTGTTTATATGCCCCACTTTTTGTCTTGGGTCATTATAAGTGGGATATTTATTGGCGTATTATCACCTTCTTCAGGTCTTATTAATAATTTTATTCAATCTTTAGGGTATGAACCTATTTATTTCCTCGGTGACGATAGTTATATCCGGTCAATTATAGTTGGTTCTGGAATTTGGAGAGATACAGGCTGGGGAACGATTATTTACCTTGCAGCACTAGCTGGAATTAATCCTGCTTTATATGAAGCGGCCGATGTTGACGGAGCTAATCATTGGCAAAAAATGTGGAACATTACTCTTCCGTGTTTATTACCAACAATCACAATCTTATTTTTACTGCAAATTGGTAATTTCTTAGACTTTGGTTTTGAAAGAGTCTATGTATTTCTAAATCCACTCAATCGGGTAAATGGTGAGATTTTCGATACGTATATTTATCAAGTTGGTTTATTACAAAATCAATTTAGTTATACAACTGCCATTGGCATATTTAAATCTATCGTAGGTTTGGTACTTTTAGTTGGTGCAAACTGGCTAAGCCGAAGAGCGACAGGTAACAGTTTATATTAG
- a CDS encoding cell wall metabolism sensor histidine kinase WalK, with protein sequence MSLQKRLNLSFMAMIVIPCILFTVALFFLFITFSGTDGVMNSSYQLQNIEKKNTIFSELKLLTTSTPTSFYDENYLSEKARELEELNIALLIRIDDDITFSSNLFSDLPIKNYLTPFGQFVNHVHNSVVIGSQAFKFEQHDFYLPDQREASIFFIKETSPLEQFTAEYLPILLVLLIVIIVLTNGTLSYLVSRSIVKPLKTLQQATENIKSGNLDFKIEEKRKDEIGHLTRDFESMRQKLKHSIEVQQLYEENRKLLISNISHDLKTPITSIKGYVEGLRDGVANTKEKQQKYVSTIYRKANELDALIDELFLFSTLDLNRASFHFEKLNIVHFIQECIDDLSYGLEKSGVQIKFQNPYASSVLVTADPEKLMRVFNNIIQNSIKYIDKDPGQITITLHKAEDLLFVTVEDNGSGIDSDDLPSVFESFYRADKSRNSKTGGTGLGLAISKQIIEAHGGSIWAESTKGMGTAIKFSLKLLETNGDTL encoded by the coding sequence ATGTCACTTCAAAAAAGACTTAATTTATCGTTCATGGCAATGATCGTGATTCCTTGTATTTTATTTACTGTCGCACTCTTTTTTCTGTTTATTACTTTTTCTGGAACAGACGGAGTCATGAATTCTAGTTACCAATTACAAAATATCGAAAAGAAAAACACCATATTTTCAGAACTGAAATTATTGACCACTTCTACCCCTACCTCTTTTTATGATGAGAATTATTTATCTGAGAAGGCACGTGAACTTGAAGAGCTAAATATAGCCTTACTGATCAGAATTGATGATGATATTACGTTTTCCTCAAACTTGTTTAGTGACTTGCCAATTAAGAATTACCTGACTCCCTTTGGACAATTTGTTAATCATGTTCATAACTCTGTTGTCATCGGCTCACAAGCCTTTAAATTTGAGCAGCATGACTTTTATTTACCAGATCAACGTGAGGCAAGTATCTTTTTCATCAAGGAAACAAGTCCTCTAGAGCAATTTACAGCAGAATATTTACCTATTTTATTAGTTTTACTCATTGTGATCATCGTACTTACGAACGGAACACTTTCCTATCTCGTTTCAAGAAGTATCGTAAAGCCATTAAAAACGTTGCAACAAGCGACGGAGAATATTAAAAGTGGTAACCTTGATTTTAAAATTGAAGAAAAAAGAAAAGATGAGATTGGTCATCTTACAAGAGACTTTGAAAGTATGCGGCAAAAGCTAAAACACTCGATTGAAGTTCAGCAGCTATACGAGGAAAATCGAAAATTACTAATCTCTAACATATCCCATGACTTAAAGACACCAATTACTTCCATTAAAGGTTATGTAGAGGGCCTACGAGATGGCGTTGCCAATACAAAAGAGAAGCAACAAAAATATGTTAGTACGATCTATAGAAAAGCTAATGAATTAGATGCTCTCATCGATGAATTGTTTTTATTCTCAACTCTAGACTTAAACCGTGCTTCTTTCCACTTTGAAAAATTAAACATCGTTCATTTTATTCAGGAGTGTATTGACGATTTATCTTATGGTCTCGAGAAAAGTGGAGTGCAAATCAAGTTTCAAAATCCATATGCCTCTTCGGTTCTAGTGACAGCAGATCCTGAAAAGTTAATGCGTGTTTTTAACAATATTATTCAAAATAGTATAAAGTATATAGATAAAGATCCAGGACAAATTACGATCACTTTACACAAGGCTGAAGATTTGTTATTCGTGACGGTTGAAGATAACGGATCTGGCATTGATAGCGACGATCTCCCTTCTGTATTTGAAAGCTTTTATAGGGCAGACAAGTCTCGGAATAGTAAAACCGGTGGAACTGGTCTTGGTCTGGCTATCTCCAAACAAATTATTGAAGCGCATGGTGGTTCTATTTGGGCTGAGAGTACAAAAGGGATGGGAACTGCTATCAAGTTTTCGTTAAAATTACTAGAAACTAACGGTGATACGTTATGA
- a CDS encoding saccharopine dehydrogenase family protein → MGKALIIGCGGVAAVAIQKCVQNSEVFEEICIASRTKSKCDDLKAKLDGGKTKITTAQVDANNVDELIALIEEVKPDIVMNLALPYQDLTIMDACLATKTHYLDTANYEPEDTAKFEYKWQWEYRERFEKAGITALLGSGFDPGVTGVFSAYALKHHFDEIEYIDILDCNGGDHGYPFATNFNPEINIREVSANGRYYENGKWVETNPMEIKRVYNFPEVGEKDMYLLYHEELESLAVNIPGVKRIRFFMTFGQSYLTHLKCLENVGMTSIEPIEYEGKQIIPLQFLKAVLPDPASLGPRTVGKTNIGCIFKGKKDGKEKTYYVYNVCDHQECYREVGSQAISYTTGVPAMIGAMMIMKGLWNKPGVFNIEEFDPDPFMDALNKWGLPWKEDFNPVLVDSEESAKKIDLEFVR, encoded by the coding sequence ATGGGAAAAGCACTTATTATTGGTTGTGGTGGAGTGGCAGCAGTAGCCATCCAAAAATGCGTACAAAATAGCGAGGTATTTGAAGAAATCTGTATTGCTAGTCGTACTAAATCAAAATGTGATGATCTAAAAGCAAAATTAGATGGTGGTAAAACGAAAATTACAACTGCACAAGTTGACGCTAATAATGTGGACGAGTTAATCGCTTTAATCGAAGAGGTAAAACCGGATATCGTCATGAACTTAGCTTTACCTTATCAAGATTTAACAATTATGGATGCTTGTCTTGCAACTAAAACTCATTATTTAGACACGGCAAATTACGAGCCAGAAGATACGGCGAAATTTGAATATAAATGGCAATGGGAATACCGCGAACGTTTTGAAAAAGCTGGAATTACTGCACTTTTAGGTAGCGGCTTCGATCCAGGTGTTACAGGAGTATTTTCCGCTTATGCTCTTAAGCATCACTTTGATGAAATTGAATATATCGATATTCTAGATTGTAATGGTGGCGATCACGGCTATCCGTTTGCAACGAATTTTAACCCTGAAATCAATATTCGTGAGGTTTCTGCAAATGGTCGTTACTATGAAAATGGTAAGTGGGTTGAAACAAATCCAATGGAAATCAAACGTGTATACAACTTCCCTGAAGTTGGCGAAAAAGATATGTACTTGTTGTACCATGAAGAACTTGAATCTCTTGCTGTAAACATTCCAGGCGTTAAGCGCATCCGTTTCTTCATGACGTTTGGCCAAAGTTACCTGACGCACCTAAAGTGTCTTGAAAATGTTGGAATGACTTCGATTGAACCGATTGAATACGAAGGTAAGCAAATCATTCCGCTTCAATTCTTGAAGGCTGTTCTACCTGATCCTGCTTCTCTAGGACCAAGAACTGTGGGTAAAACCAACATTGGATGTATCTTTAAAGGAAAAAAAGACGGTAAAGAGAAAACGTATTATGTATATAATGTTTGTGATCATCAAGAATGCTACCGTGAAGTTGGTTCACAGGCCATTTCTTACACAACAGGTGTTCCTGCAATGATTGGTGCAATGATGATCATGAAGGGATTATGGAATAAACCAGGCGTATTCAATATCGAAGAATTCGATCCAGATCCATTCATGGATGCATTGAACAAATGGGGTCTACCATGGAAAGAAGATTTTAATCCAGTGCTAGTAGATTCAGAAGAATCTGCGAAAAAAATAGACTTGGAGTTCGTTCGTTAA
- a CDS encoding response regulator transcription factor, with product MKKILIIEDDQSIAELQRDYLEIEEFIVEIEDDGEKGLQRALNEHYDFIILDLMLPKQSGFEICRKLRKVKETPIMIVSAKKEDFDKIRALGLGADDYMVKPFSPSELVARVKAHLARYDRLIGTKQQETRTVTIGHIKIDQEDHRIYAHGEEMIMTAKEYDLLVFLATNPNRVFSKEQLFEKIWGFDAYGDTSTVTVHIRKLREKVELEPSNPRMIETIWGAGYRFKL from the coding sequence ATGAAAAAAATATTAATTATTGAAGACGACCAAAGCATCGCCGAATTACAGCGCGATTATCTGGAAATCGAAGAATTTATCGTAGAAATAGAAGATGATGGTGAAAAAGGTTTGCAACGTGCTTTAAATGAGCATTACGACTTCATCATTTTAGATCTAATGCTGCCAAAGCAAAGTGGATTTGAGATATGTCGAAAACTTCGAAAAGTGAAGGAAACGCCAATCATGATTGTCTCTGCCAAAAAAGAAGACTTTGATAAAATTCGCGCTCTCGGTTTAGGTGCCGATGATTACATGGTCAAACCATTTAGCCCAAGTGAACTAGTCGCAAGAGTAAAGGCACATCTTGCCCGGTATGATCGTCTGATAGGAACAAAACAGCAAGAGACAAGGACCGTAACCATTGGACATATCAAGATTGATCAAGAGGATCATCGTATTTATGCCCATGGAGAAGAAATGATCATGACCGCCAAAGAATATGATTTACTAGTATTCCTTGCAACGAACCCTAATCGAGTTTTCAGTAAAGAGCAACTTTTTGAAAAGATTTGGGGGTTTGACGCTTATGGAGACACCTCAACAGTAACTGTTCATATCCGAAAACTAAGAGAAAAAGTAGAGCTTGAACCTTCCAATCCGAGAATGATTGAAACCATTTGGGGTGCTGGGTATCGGTTTAAATTATAG
- a CDS encoding CcdC family protein codes for MIMNLIFATIVMASLAIVIRLRAIQKPATVKKIILPPLFMSTGLLMFLYEPTRLEPIQVFATLLVGILFSLLLIKTSTFEIKKDFIYLKRSKAFIFILVGLLVTRLIVKFAFGDSIKIEVLAGMFFLLAYGMIIPWRIAMYFSFKKVKRRLINSDETTFLAAKG; via the coding sequence ATGATTATGAACCTTATATTTGCCACCATCGTAATGGCATCTCTTGCAATTGTTATTCGTTTAAGAGCGATCCAAAAGCCAGCAACAGTTAAAAAGATTATTTTACCTCCTCTATTTATGTCTACTGGTTTATTAATGTTTCTTTATGAACCGACTAGACTTGAACCAATACAAGTTTTCGCAACACTCTTGGTTGGTATCCTCTTTTCTCTACTCTTAATTAAGACGTCAACATTTGAGATCAAGAAAGATTTCATCTATTTAAAACGTTCAAAAGCGTTTATCTTTATTTTAGTCGGTTTGTTAGTGACACGGTTGATAGTTAAATTTGCTTTTGGCGACTCAATAAAAATTGAAGTATTAGCCGGCATGTTCTTTCTACTTGCGTATGGTATGATTATTCCTTGGAGGATTGCGATGTATTTCTCTTTTAAAAAAGTAAAAAGACGACTAATAAATTCAGATGAAACAACATTTTTAGCTGCCAAAGGATGA
- a CDS encoding extracellular solute-binding protein: MNRKHLGITALIFILALLLAACSTKETTQPTPENNQNENTTETDPKDNEEVKLDPLKFSISMRTLATAYVESHPDINEDKWVKSLEEMTNTDMTIRLIPHREYVERMTLMLASGDIPDVVQASGGVLGPELAGAVEAGVFMPLDDLLKEHGQNLLKVIPQEAWDQVTYDGKIYAIPDYLANRSRRGTAIRMDLLEQTGLGIPKTTDEYLDVLRAFKQLGVENPFQGRESFKYADTFFGAFDAFPYQWEYYNGEVVPKFMAGDKIKDALEYHRVLYQEGLIHQEFLTTPQPEYRSNIIAGKAGMWSMNAEEVLAWESEIQQNVPEARVAIIPSPVGPDGHGGHYLYNSVIRSFLINSKTKVDVERLIQYFDWQVSDEAEMFFTYGVEGETYTLDANGNVNYEIPEDSNGLNEQRYRSYWLWLVKDATYTKGILELTEDGQELIRIFDDILANEGRDSIHYDPPIEALQSNPDIRPGSDIPSSVWMSGAARIILGQEPIEYHDKIVEEWLNKGGRQAIEESTKRYNENNGVQKPN; this comes from the coding sequence ATGAACAGAAAACATTTAGGTATTACAGCATTAATATTCATTTTAGCATTACTCTTAGCAGCCTGTTCCACTAAGGAAACGACACAACCTACGCCAGAGAACAACCAAAATGAAAATACTACAGAAACAGATCCAAAGGATAACGAAGAGGTAAAATTAGATCCATTAAAGTTCTCTATCTCGATGAGAACACTTGCAACAGCGTATGTTGAAAGTCACCCAGATATTAATGAAGACAAATGGGTGAAGAGTTTAGAAGAAATGACAAATACTGATATGACGATCCGACTAATCCCCCATCGTGAATATGTCGAAAGAATGACCTTAATGCTAGCGTCAGGAGATATTCCAGATGTTGTGCAAGCGTCGGGCGGTGTATTAGGACCAGAATTAGCAGGTGCTGTTGAAGCCGGTGTGTTTATGCCTTTAGATGACTTATTAAAAGAACATGGGCAAAACTTACTTAAAGTAATCCCTCAAGAAGCATGGGATCAAGTAACCTACGACGGAAAAATTTATGCTATTCCTGATTATCTAGCAAACAGATCACGTCGTGGTACAGCAATTCGAATGGATCTTCTTGAACAAACTGGATTAGGTATTCCAAAAACGACCGATGAGTATTTAGATGTATTACGTGCTTTTAAACAATTAGGTGTTGAAAATCCATTCCAAGGTCGTGAAAGTTTCAAATACGCGGATACATTCTTTGGCGCCTTCGATGCCTTCCCTTACCAATGGGAATATTATAACGGAGAAGTTGTTCCTAAATTTATGGCTGGCGATAAAATTAAAGATGCTCTTGAATACCATAGAGTCCTTTACCAAGAAGGTTTAATTCACCAAGAGTTTTTAACAACCCCACAACCTGAATACAGAAGTAATATTATTGCTGGTAAAGCTGGTATGTGGTCAATGAACGCTGAAGAAGTTCTAGCATGGGAATCTGAAATTCAACAAAACGTACCAGAAGCTAGAGTAGCTATTATTCCTTCACCTGTTGGTCCAGATGGCCACGGTGGTCACTACTTATATAACAGCGTTATTCGCTCTTTCTTAATTAATTCAAAAACAAAGGTTGATGTTGAACGTTTAATTCAATATTTTGATTGGCAAGTATCAGATGAAGCAGAAATGTTTTTCACATACGGTGTTGAAGGAGAAACTTATACTTTAGATGCTAATGGAAATGTTAATTATGAAATTCCAGAAGATTCTAATGGCCTTAATGAACAACGTTACCGCTCTTACTGGTTATGGTTAGTGAAAGATGCGACGTATACAAAAGGAATTCTTGAGCTAACTGAAGATGGGCAAGAACTAATTAGGATCTTCGATGATATCTTAGCAAATGAAGGTCGCGATAGCATTCATTATGATCCACCAATTGAAGCATTACAAAGTAACCCAGATATCCGTCCAGGTAGTGATATTCCATCAAGTGTTTGGATGAGTGGTGCTGCAAGAATTATCCTTGGTCAAGAGCCAATCGAGTATCATGACAAAATTGTTGAAGAATGGTTAAACAAAGGCGGACGCCAAGCAATCGAAGAATCAACGAAACGATATAACGAAAACAACGGTGTTCAGAAGCCAAACTAG